The genomic segment TACATTAGTAATTAGCCATATTGCGTAGCAAATAAATAGACTATTTCCGGTTAACGGCTTATGCTGATCATCATGTACTCATCATGAGTGTGGTGCCGCTGCTCAAAGTCTATTACCAATTACAGGTTATTGAGATTCATTGACTGCTAGGTTCACTCCAGTCTACATCTATGAGATTGACGGTAGTTGCAGTGAAGCGTATAATGTATAGTTAAATTAACGTATTATTAGGTATGGGGTATGAGTTTAAACCATACTCAAGCCTCAGATGCCTAGCTAGTTTTTCGCTATGACCGTAAATAGTGTATATTCTCTTCGCTCTCGAGTTAACCGCAAAGTCAACTAATCCATTGAAGTCACTATGACTACTTAACTGAATGTGAACATGCCTCCTAATCCACCTTCCAGGAGCACCACCTGTTACTAATGCTATTACTGAATCATTACTTGGTTGAATCCTGGGAGGCATGTCAGCAACTATGATGTCACCATTACTGGATATTGCCCCCACATTCAATAGTATTCTATTGAGTGAATACACGTTCTTATCCATTGCCGCATTGAATCCATTACTAATGAGCAGCTTATATAATTCCTGCCCCTTACCAAGTGCAAAACCTGAAAGCACCAACCTGAGTCCCTTCCTCACTGTTCTTTCCGCTAAGTCAATTATATTATCATATACATTGTCACGTGGCTCAAAGTGGAAACTTGGATCCCCATAGGTGCTCTCAATGACTAATATGTCTACGTCGGGGTAGGGTTCAGCCCCCTTGAGTATGATGCTGTCTTCAATATTCATGTCACCGGTTAGTAATACTGAACCAAACTTGAATTCAATTAAGTACATTAAGCTACCCATTACGTGACCTGCATTTAATGGAACCACACTGAAGTCGTCAAAGACTATTGGCCTATTAGGATACGCAACAGTTACACCGGCTCCAAGCCTTAACCCCCTGAACTCCCTGAGTATCTTTAAGGTTTCACCGCTCATTATTATCCTTCTAGCCTTAGATATGTGGCTTGTATAATGGTCACTATGACCGTGAGTTATCAGTA from the Caldivirga maquilingensis IC-167 genome contains:
- a CDS encoding MBL fold metallo-hydrolase, with amino-acid sequence MISVIRRFGGIEVSCCGHSILVDPTRRFIDNYDAVLITHGHSDHYTSHISKARRIIMSGETLKILREFRGLRLGAGVTVAYPNRPIVFDDFSVVPLNAGHVMGSLMYLIEFKFGSVLLTGDMNIEDSIILKGAEPYPDVDILVIESTYGDPSFHFEPRDNVYDNIIDLAERTVRKGLRLVLSGFALGKGQELYKLLISNGFNAAMDKNVYSLNRILLNVGAISSNGDIIVADMPPRIQPSNDSVIALVTGGAPGRWIRRHVHIQLSSHSDFNGLVDFAVNSRAKRIYTIYGHSEKLARHLRLEYGLNSYPIPNNTLI